Proteins co-encoded in one Bacillus paramycoides genomic window:
- the dapD gene encoding 2,3,4,5-tetrahydropyridine-2,6-dicarboxylate N-acetyltransferase translates to MKMMDANEIISFIQKSEKKTPVKVYIKGDLKEVTFPETVQAFVNKKSGVLFGEWSEIKTILDENSKHIVDYVVENDRRNSAIPMLDLKGIKARIEPGAIIRDHVEIGDNAVIMMNATINIGAVIGEGSMIDMNAVLGGRATVGKNCHVGAGAVLAGVIEPPSAKPVIVEDDVVIGANVVVLEGVTVGKGAVVAAGAVVTEDVPPYTVVAGTPARVIKEIDEKTKAKTEIKQELRQLNPEK, encoded by the coding sequence ATGAAAATGATGGACGCTAACGAAATTATTTCGTTTATTCAAAAAAGTGAAAAGAAAACTCCTGTAAAGGTATACATAAAAGGGGATTTAAAAGAAGTAACATTCCCTGAAACGGTACAAGCATTTGTAAATAAAAAGTCTGGTGTATTATTTGGAGAATGGTCTGAAATTAAGACAATTCTTGATGAAAATAGCAAGCACATCGTTGATTACGTTGTTGAAAATGACCGTCGTAATTCTGCGATTCCAATGCTTGATTTAAAAGGTATTAAAGCTCGTATTGAGCCAGGCGCGATTATTCGTGACCACGTTGAAATCGGTGACAACGCTGTTATTATGATGAATGCAACAATTAATATCGGTGCTGTAATTGGTGAAGGTTCTATGATCGACATGAACGCAGTACTTGGTGGACGTGCAACTGTTGGTAAGAACTGTCACGTAGGTGCTGGTGCAGTACTTGCAGGTGTTATTGAGCCACCTTCAGCAAAACCAGTTATCGTTGAAGATGATGTTGTAATTGGTGCTAACGTAGTTGTGTTAGAGGGAGTTACAGTAGGTAAAGGTGCAGTTGTAGCAGCAGGAGCTGTTGTAACAGAAGATGTACCTCCATATACAGTTGTTGCAGGTACTCCAGCGCGTGTAATTAAAGAGATTGATGAGAAGACAAAAGCAAAAACTGAAATTAAACAAGAGCTTCGTCAATTAAACCCAGAGAAATAA
- a CDS encoding LysR family transcriptional regulator: MEAEERGRKLQIDDFQMMVVLAQESNMRKAAERLFVSQPALSQRLQSMEKQWGMKFFIRSQKGLTITPEGEKVANYAKEMLQREENIKSELAVFRTETHGTLKIAVASVIGQYWLPPVLKKFVNKYPSVKISLFTGWSSEVQKQFYEGDVHVAILRGTQEYKGQKQQLFEDELYLVDKEIKDISMLKETNRPFIQFKSDSTYYGQIQNWWYGLFSNPPKRTIVVDQIETCKQLVLNGIGYALLPSTVLKEVQENMYKTPVQLTRETWLLTSESARQLKQVQAFLEIIEEIQMEK, encoded by the coding sequence ATGGAAGCTGAGGAAAGAGGGAGAAAGTTGCAAATTGATGATTTTCAAATGATGGTTGTGTTAGCACAGGAATCAAATATGAGAAAAGCGGCGGAACGTTTATTTGTTTCACAACCTGCGCTTAGTCAACGATTACAATCTATGGAGAAACAATGGGGAATGAAGTTTTTTATTCGCTCACAAAAAGGATTGACAATTACACCTGAAGGGGAAAAAGTTGCAAATTACGCAAAAGAAATGCTACAAAGGGAAGAAAATATTAAAAGTGAGTTAGCTGTTTTTAGAACAGAAACTCACGGAACGTTAAAAATAGCTGTTGCATCAGTTATTGGTCAATATTGGCTTCCTCCTGTTTTGAAGAAGTTTGTGAATAAATATCCTTCTGTGAAAATATCACTGTTTACTGGCTGGAGTAGCGAAGTGCAAAAGCAATTTTATGAAGGCGACGTTCATGTTGCTATATTAAGAGGAACACAAGAATATAAAGGGCAGAAGCAACAATTATTTGAAGATGAACTTTATTTAGTGGATAAAGAAATAAAAGATATTTCAATGTTAAAAGAAACAAATAGACCTTTTATTCAATTTAAAAGTGATTCGACTTACTATGGACAAATACAAAATTGGTGGTACGGTTTATTTTCTAATCCACCTAAGAGAACAATTGTCGTTGATCAAATTGAGACGTGTAAACAACTCGTTTTAAATGGTATAGGTTATGCTCTATTACCTTCTACTGTTTTAAAAGAAGTACAGGAAAACATGTATAAAACACCTGTGCAATTAACGAGAGAAACATGGTTATTGACGAGTGAATCAGCTAGACAATTGAAGCAAGTACAAGCATTTTTAGAAATTATAGAAGAAATTCAAATGGAAAAATAG
- the abbA gene encoding antirepressor AbbA: protein MKREFVLTEEEESLLLDILFQQNYASEILAVELTDIENGLKKTDVMQYKKITRLFYRLKNKGY, encoded by the coding sequence ATGAAAAGGGAATTTGTTTTAACGGAAGAAGAGGAAAGTTTGTTACTGGATATTTTATTTCAGCAAAATTATGCGAGTGAAATTTTAGCTGTGGAACTTACAGATATTGAGAATGGTTTAAAAAAGACAGATGTGATGCAATATAAAAAAATCACAAGGTTATTTTACAGATTAAAAAATAAAGGGTATTAA
- the cbpB gene encoding cyclic-di-AMP-binding protein CbpB, whose protein sequence is MISIPKDEFQQIFVKDLMISSEKVAHVQIGNGLEHALLVLVKSGYSAIPVLDPMYKLHGLISTAMILDGMLGLERIEFERLDEMKVEQVMKEDIPVLKLEDSFAKALEMTIDHPFICAVNEEGYFEGILTRRAILKLLNKKVRQHNR, encoded by the coding sequence ATGATTAGTATTCCAAAAGACGAGTTTCAACAAATTTTTGTGAAAGATTTAATGATTTCATCAGAAAAAGTAGCGCACGTCCAAATAGGGAATGGCTTAGAGCATGCTTTACTCGTACTTGTGAAATCTGGATATTCGGCGATACCTGTTTTGGACCCGATGTACAAATTACACGGGTTAATTAGTACTGCTATGATTTTAGACGGTATGCTAGGGTTAGAACGTATTGAGTTTGAAAGACTTGACGAAATGAAAGTAGAACAGGTGATGAAGGAAGATATTCCGGTTCTTAAGTTAGAAGATTCATTTGCAAAAGCATTAGAAATGACAATTGATCATCCTTTTATTTGCGCTGTCAATGAAGAAGGGTATTTTGAGGGGATTTTAACACGTCGAGCGATTTTAAAATTGTTGAATAAAAAAGTAAGGCAACATAATCGATAA
- a CDS encoding ribonuclease H-like YkuK family protein → MAGEHKFYNVSERHLNFDMVFTRICNFIEKNPRNLYRLSIGTDSQAHQKDTRFITAIHIHRVGKGAWGCLHHQSVKDKPATLREKIYLETQFSQEIACLFTPNHIQTIWDLLHPYAQDGAGFIMEIHLDIGNDGLTKEFILDMTAKIQAMGLTAKIKPDAYAAFSYANRYTK, encoded by the coding sequence GTGGCCGGTGAACATAAATTTTATAATGTTTCAGAGAGACATTTAAATTTTGATATGGTCTTTACCCGTATTTGTAATTTCATTGAAAAGAATCCACGAAATTTATATCGCTTATCCATTGGGACAGACTCACAAGCACATCAAAAGGATACGAGGTTTATTACGGCAATTCATATTCATCGCGTTGGAAAAGGAGCCTGGGGATGTTTACACCATCAATCAGTAAAAGATAAGCCAGCAACTTTACGTGAGAAGATATATTTAGAAACGCAGTTTAGTCAAGAAATTGCATGCTTATTTACTCCAAATCACATACAAACAATATGGGATTTATTGCATCCATACGCTCAAGATGGAGCTGGATTTATAATGGAAATTCACTTAGATATCGGAAATGATGGTTTAACAAAAGAATTTATTCTAGATATGACAGCGAAAATTCAAGCGATGGGATTAACTGCAAAAATTAAGCCAGATGCTTATGCTGCGTTTAGTTATGCGAATCGATATACGAAATAA
- a CDS encoding N-acetyldiaminopimelate deacetylase, protein MAVSKFIQIRRDLHKIPEIGFKEWKTQQYILDYIGTLSNEHVEVKVWETGVIVKVNGKNPEKIIGYRADIDGLPITEETGYEFASIHEGMMHACGHDVHTTIGLGLLTAAVTKRIDDDLVFLFQPAEEGPGGALPMLESEELKEWKPNIILGLHIAPEYPVGTIATKEGLLFANTSELYVDLKGKGGHAAYPHTANDMIIAASHLVTQLQSVISRNVNPLDSAVITIGKITGGTVQNIIAEKSRLEGTIRTLSVESMSRVKSRIEAIVAGIEASFQCEAAIDYGAMYHQVYNHEALTREFMQFVSEQTDMNVITCTEAMTGEDFGYMLQEIPGFMFWLGVNSEYGLHHAKLKPDEEAIEKAIVFLDQYVKWKGTRE, encoded by the coding sequence ATGGCAGTAAGCAAATTCATTCAAATTCGTAGAGACTTACACAAAATACCGGAAATTGGATTTAAAGAGTGGAAAACACAGCAGTATATTCTAGATTACATTGGAACGCTTTCGAATGAACATGTGGAAGTGAAAGTATGGGAAACGGGTGTCATTGTTAAAGTAAATGGAAAAAATCCAGAAAAAATTATAGGTTATCGCGCAGATATAGATGGTTTACCAATTACAGAAGAAACTGGATATGAATTTGCTTCTATTCATGAAGGAATGATGCATGCATGTGGACACGATGTACATACGACAATCGGTTTAGGCCTTCTAACAGCAGCTGTAACAAAAAGGATAGATGATGATCTTGTGTTTCTATTCCAACCAGCTGAAGAAGGTCCAGGAGGGGCTCTTCCTATGTTAGAGAGCGAAGAGTTAAAAGAATGGAAGCCAAATATAATTCTCGGTCTTCATATTGCACCTGAATACCCTGTAGGAACAATCGCCACTAAAGAGGGGCTATTATTTGCAAATACATCAGAGTTATATGTTGATTTAAAAGGGAAAGGTGGACATGCAGCCTACCCTCATACTGCAAATGATATGATTATTGCAGCAAGTCATCTTGTTACACAACTCCAATCCGTTATTAGTCGTAATGTGAATCCACTTGATAGTGCAGTAATTACAATCGGCAAAATAACAGGTGGTACAGTTCAAAATATCATAGCAGAAAAGTCTCGGTTAGAAGGAACAATCCGAACGTTATCAGTAGAATCAATGAGTCGTGTGAAAAGTAGGATTGAGGCAATTGTTGCGGGGATAGAAGCTTCCTTCCAATGTGAAGCGGCTATTGACTACGGAGCGATGTATCATCAAGTATATAACCATGAAGCATTAACGAGAGAGTTTATGCAGTTCGTAAGTGAACAAACTGATATGAATGTCATTACATGTACAGAGGCGATGACAGGTGAAGATTTTGGTTATATGCTTCAAGAGATTCCTGGATTTATGTTTTGGCTGGGAGTAAATTCAGAATACGGTTTACACCATGCAAAATTAAAACCAGATGAAGAGGCTATTGAGAAAGCTATTGTATTTTTAGATCAATATGTGAAGTGGAAGGGAACTAGAGAGTGA